Within Triticum dicoccoides isolate Atlit2015 ecotype Zavitan chromosome 1B, WEW_v2.0, whole genome shotgun sequence, the genomic segment CAAAAGAAATAGATCAGGAGGGTTGAGTGTTATTGTAATAGACTCGGGAGGGCCAAAGCATAGGAAAATTAGTTTTTTAGTACCAAAAATTTACTAATTATGTGTTGTCCATCAGTAAATTAGGAGCATATTCCTGATGTTAGGAGGGGCCATGGCCTTGTTGGTCCCCTCTTATCCTTAGGGACACGTGCACAAAAGACTTTTCCGTTGTCGTCGACAAGGTCAAACCGGCTTTAGTATGGGAGCAGCAATAGTACACGTCGTCGACTTGTTCGGATGGTAGTAGTGGTCGTCCGGTAGTCCTGGATTCTCGATGTATTTTTTATCATGTTTGAGATGGTGTGTACTTTTGATGAACTTTTATAAAAATAAACCAGATCTTTTCTGAAACAAATTAATATATGGTGTTTTTTAATAAACAAACAAAAAGAAAATCCTTCTAATATGTGGACAAGAAATACATCCCGCGTGGACATGCCGTGGCCGTCACCCGCACAGTAACCACCGTAAGAAACGAACAAGAGAGGTTCGTTTCGCTTTGAACACAACAAGTGGTTGAGCGCAGTTGGCTAGCGCGTATAGGTCTCATTGCTGAGGTCGAGAGTTCGATACCATCGTCGTGATGAAACGCTCAGTGGCAACTTGGGTCGCCACATGTACATCTGAAACATCAGATTGACAACTCTGAACCtggtctctctctcttttttttttgctgcGTCTGCTGCTGGGTACCAATACCAATCCTCACggtctccgccgccgccaccaccaccgcagcAGCCATGCCTCCGCCGTCACTGCTGCGCCCTCCGCtctcgctcctcctccgccgctccCATACTCCGTCTCCTCTCCGACGAATCCCCAGCTTCACTCCATCCCATCTGCCCGTCCAGCCCAAGCGGCGgcacctctccgccgccgccgcgcagctCGCCGACCCGCTCTCCGCCGCAGGTtcgcattatctatttattttcccCCTTCAATAACGCGTGCCGGCCGCGCGATGTCGTGACCGGGATTGGTTGCAGgggcggaggaggcggtggcgggctTCGTCGCCGGCAAGCGCAAGGCCACCGAGGTAGCCCACGCGTAGGCACTCTGCTTCCTTCCCGTTGCTGAAACTAAACGCAGTTTTTCGCCCAACCTGAGTCGCCTTCTAGCAGCAGGGCAGGGCAGCATTCTCGTTCCTAACTGTTGTTACGCTGTTACCTGATTATTAGGGTGTGGAGGAGCATCGTTCAGAAAGGAGACACGGTGGTCGATGCCACCTGTGGGAACGGAAATGATACGTTTGCTCTGCTTAAGATGGTGTCCGATGAAACTGGGCGAGGGCGTGTTTATGGGATGGACATCCAAGATTCCGCGATCGATAGCACCTCCTCTTTTCTGAAAATGGCCGTCGACAGTCGCGAGGTATGTGCATTTCAGCATTTGAAGCAACTTAGCATTGTTGTTGGTCTGTTTGAGGACTATACACAATGTGGCTTCTCTTATGAGTTTCCTTTGAGAAAGAATCAAAGAAGAGACGAAACATGAAGAAACATAAAACAGTgtatatgattattattttgtaGCATACTCACATAAATACACTAGTATTCTTGGTCTAAGTGTTTTCAGTGTGATATTTTTCCACCTGGACCTTACAATTTGGAAGAAGAACTAAAAAAAGGCTCACTGCGATATTCTCATGAGAGATGAAGCCTCAGTTTTGTGtcatgtgctggctcaactctataTTTTTTTCCACCAGATGGAGCTAGTCAAGTTGTTTACAAAATGTCACAGTAGAATGGAGGAAATTGTTCCAAAAGATTCTCCTGTCAGGTGATTAAATTCTTTTACTTCATTCGTTTTAATTATATGATTCCATTATTGCTGAAATTAGCGGTTCAAGtaactatgatcttgagcatgtacTTTTAGGTTTGTAGCATTCAATCTGGGCTACCTTCCAGGAGGAGATAAAACAATTATCACAGTACCTGAGACAACTGAGCTGGCACTGCAAGCTGCCAGCAGAATTGTTAGCTCAGGGGGACTCATAAGTGTCCTTGTCTACATTGGGCATCTGGGTGGAAGGTAAAAATCATTTCGCAACTGCTAATATTATATCAGTGAttgctagtttgttaggttttt encodes:
- the LOC119348921 gene encoding putative rRNA methylase YtqB, with amino-acid sequence MPPPSLLRPPLSLLLRRSHTPSPLRRIPSFTPSHLPVQPKRRHLSAAAAQLADPLSAAGAEEAVAGFVAGKRKATEVAHAVWRSIVQKGDTVVDATCGNGNDTFALLKMVSDETGRGRVYGMDIQDSAIDSTSSFLKMAVDSREMELVKLFTKCHSRMEEIVPKDSPVRFVAFNLGYLPGGDKTIITVPETTELALQAASRIVSSGGLISVLVYIGHLGGRDELDIVESFASSLPADTWVSCKFEMINRPVAPVLVLLHKK